The DNA sequence CGGCCAGGTTCAACCATTGACCCTTTTCCACCTCGCCCATCCCGTGGACTCCATGGGCCAACAGGGGTTCCGCCATTTCCAAGCCAAGGAGCCCGCAGGATGTCCTGAAAGAGAAGAGCATTCCCTGGAA is a window from the Thermovirga sp. genome containing:
- a CDS encoding flavodoxin family protein is translated as FQGMLFSFRTSCGLLGLEMAEPLLAHGVHGMGEVEKGQWLNLAEELGRSL